ATAAGGATTGTTTTGAATGCCCATCCAGCCACAATGCGAGACTGCTCGTTGCTCCACGGCGCTGCATTCACCCCCTCATCGGCAGCGTTCTTCAGCAGTGGCATCGCTCGAGATTCGAGCCTGCTCATCCACCCGTTGTTGCACGACTGGCACACTTGCCCAAATACAAACGAATTATCAGATTGGGTCCGCTCGTCGAGTAGCTTTAGCCCCGTCATAGGGGATCCAAAGTGGCGGCCTACGATGACCTTGCTGTCGCTCGTGTCATCAAACTCATGAATCCACTTCGGCCAGATGTGCTCCTTCGCCCTGTCGCCTGTCTCAAAGCAAAATATGCATTTGACGCGGGCCATAAAGCGATTGGCTGGCTCGGAGGCCGCATAACAGTTGGCGATTCAGCCGCCGCACACAGCACGATGACCAGACGGAGCGGAGGATACGCCGACGTGCGGGTGAGGCAAGAACGCTGACGTGTGCGGTCGGCCTGCAAGCGCTGGTTAGCTGCCCGTGCTCGGGTCCGAGTCCTCGAACCACACGTTCCGCAGGCGCCGGGTGTACACCTCTGGCTCGTCATCGAACAGATACTCGCGGCCCTCGTCCACCAGCACCCCCGTCTCGAGGAGCGAATCGACGACATCGTCGGTCATGTCCGTGTATGTCGCCAACTCGTCCCGCGACCCCGAGGGGAACGGCCAGTCGTCGTACGTGTCGCTGACGAACGCGACGGCGTCGCCTGCGTGGTCTTGGAGGTAGCGCGTCGTGATCGCTGCGGCGACCGGGTTGCCGGCTAACTCGTTCCGGGTCCCGGCGCCGATATGGGCGAACGAGACGACCTCGCGTTTCGAGTGGTTGACAAGTCGGTAGAAGGCGCCCATCGGGTTGGCACGGAGGGCAGCTAACAGGGGGCCACTCAGCCGCGTGGGGCAAGCAGCACGATGTGTGGGCGAAGCTAGGGAAGCGCGGGCGGTCGGACGAGCCGGCAACACTCACGCCCCACGTCGGCCTGCAGGGGCGGGTTCTGCTGCCAGCCGCTTCGTGAAGTGGAGCACCAAGTCGTCGTCCACGACTACGCGCTCGCCCGGCACCACGATCCGGTCTGAGTACGCCACGCCACACCCGTCGGGGACGTACCCGAGTCGGACGTAGAGCCGCTGCGCCGACCCGTAGTCCGAACCGAGGCCGACGCCGATCCCGACGACGGCGCTCCGCTCGCGGGCCGCGTCCTCCGCCGCTCGGACGAGCGCTGCCCCGAGTCCACGTTCGCGGAACGGCGGGAGCACGTTGAGGTCCTGGATCTCCGGCACCTCCGCTTCCCGGAAGGGCGGGTAGTCGGGGTGCCAGTTGAGCGTGACGTAGCCGGCGAACTCGCGCTCGACCTCGGCAACGAAGACGCGGCGGCGGTCCGCTCGCTGCTCGTCGAGGTAGCGTTCGTACTGCTCCGCCGGCTTCGACCAACCGATCCCTGCGAAGGCGGCCTCGATCACGGGCGGGTCCGAGTCCTGGAGCGGTCGGATGGCGGTCTGGGACGGGTTCGTCTCCATGACGAGCGCCAGCGTTCACCTGGCAGCAGAACGATTGGGCGTTCAGCGGCCGGCGGCCGCTGGTGGTGTGACGAAGCTACGCGGCTGGCGGCGCCGCGACGGTCGATGGAACTGACGCCGCCGGTCCGCCTGCAACGCCGGGTTCTGCGGCGCGGCCCTCACCCGAACGAGAACACGAGGACGGCCTCCCCGCCTCCGTTCTTAGCGCACCACCGGTCCACGGCCTCCATTGCCCCGACCGTCGCCGCGAACCCCGGCGGCACGCGGGGCCGTCCGTCCTCGGCCCGGCCCGCCAGCGCGGGGTGCGACTCGTACGTCTCGGCCACCTCCCGGACCTCGGCCGTCGTCAGCCACGAGTGGGCGAGGTCGTCCTCGGCCCCCGGCCCGTCGCGGAGGTCCCATCGGGTCCCGAAGGGGACGTCGTCGGGGAGGCCCCGGGGCTCGAAGAGCGTGACGGGCCCCCGGACGCCGGCCATGAGCCCGTAGAGCCCGTAGTTCCGGGGGACGTCCGGCCCCGGCCCGAGGTCCTCCATCTCGCGTCCGGGCCGACGGATGCAGATGTGGGAGCTGAAGTCGTAACCCATGAGGATCGAGCACGAGCGCCGTAGAACGATTTGCGATTCAGCCGCCGCGAGCGGCACGGCGACGAGACGAAGCTATGGCGGCGCCACCGCCCGGACGAA
This sequence is a window from Rubrivirga marina. Protein-coding genes within it:
- a CDS encoding GNAT family N-acetyltransferase; the encoded protein is METNPSQTAIRPLQDSDPPVIEAAFAGIGWSKPAEQYERYLDEQRADRRRVFVAEVEREFAGYVTLNWHPDYPPFREAEVPEIQDLNVLPPFRERGLGAALVRAAEDAARERSAVVGIGVGLGSDYGSAQRLYVRLGYVPDGCGVAYSDRIVVPGERVVVDDDLVLHFTKRLAAEPAPAGRRGA